From the Hymenobacter yonginensis genome, one window contains:
- a CDS encoding carboxypeptidase regulatory-like domain-containing protein yields MKTLIPNRIPLVWITQCLLLVSALFAGGCKEDTVEPTLYGAVEGVVIDGATNLPLANVSITTNPATSSYTTDAAGKFSIPDVPVGELAVTARKADYRQEVANVYINENQTLPVSLTLSKAATSNSRPNLPSKPRPTDGATAQPVELTLRWKVSDPDKVDSVLYSDVTLFESNSTDRRQLLTNSTDSSVVATGLKFNTTYYWQVTVRDKAGELVRGDVWSFRTREVPDNAFLYVRQTGSNTDIYSSDATGGNLVRLTNSPFVEASPRLSPLLDKVAYTSNASGQYRLYTMNRDGSDQRLISPLPVEGYNNFGVAYCWSPDGAQLLFANNDKLWRINRDGSGLVLLATAPSGRNFRECDWNGQINRIVVQTVGASIYDSEIYLLDANGTNLTQLVGNLPGRLDSPSFNLLGNKVMYTRDLSSYVDPTGRQLDAQIFVQNLDGTGVTSLSALQGTGGAGGKPVGTNDVYPRFSGNGAKVVFVNVSNVNQSVPEVWQMDLTGSNRARLFQNATQPDAK; encoded by the coding sequence ATGAAAACACTTATTCCCAACCGAATACCACTTGTGTGGATTACCCAGTGTCTATTGCTAGTAAGCGCCTTATTCGCCGGAGGTTGTAAAGAGGATACAGTAGAGCCTACGCTGTATGGGGCCGTAGAAGGAGTGGTAATAGACGGGGCAACCAACCTGCCACTTGCAAATGTATCCATCACTACCAACCCTGCCACTAGTTCTTATACTACGGATGCCGCCGGCAAATTTTCCATCCCGGACGTACCGGTTGGTGAGCTGGCTGTGACGGCGCGTAAAGCAGATTATCGCCAGGAAGTAGCAAACGTATACATTAATGAAAATCAGACTCTACCCGTTTCACTAACGCTGAGCAAAGCCGCTACCTCCAATAGCCGGCCGAACCTGCCCTCTAAGCCCCGTCCTACCGATGGAGCAACTGCCCAGCCAGTGGAATTGACGCTACGCTGGAAAGTCTCGGACCCCGACAAAGTTGACTCGGTGCTGTACAGCGACGTAACACTGTTCGAAAGCAATTCCACTGACCGCCGCCAACTCCTGACCAATTCCACTGATAGCAGTGTGGTGGCCACTGGTCTGAAATTTAATACCACCTATTATTGGCAGGTAACGGTACGCGACAAAGCCGGTGAGCTTGTCCGTGGGGATGTATGGAGCTTCCGCACCCGGGAAGTACCCGATAATGCGTTCCTGTATGTGCGGCAGACAGGGAGCAATACAGACATCTACTCATCGGATGCTACCGGCGGTAACTTGGTTCGGCTTACCAACTCTCCTTTTGTGGAAGCTTCGCCACGGCTTAGCCCCTTGCTCGATAAGGTGGCCTATACTTCCAATGCTTCCGGTCAATACCGGCTCTATACCATGAACCGCGACGGCTCCGATCAGCGCCTTATTTCGCCGTTGCCAGTGGAAGGATATAATAACTTTGGAGTAGCCTATTGCTGGTCGCCAGATGGCGCGCAACTATTGTTCGCTAACAACGACAAGCTCTGGCGCATTAACCGCGACGGCTCTGGCCTAGTATTACTGGCTACGGCGCCCAGCGGCCGTAACTTCCGCGAATGCGACTGGAATGGCCAGATCAACCGGATTGTGGTACAGACAGTAGGGGCAAGCATCTACGATTCTGAAATTTACCTGCTCGATGCCAATGGTACGAACCTCACGCAACTAGTCGGTAACTTACCTGGGCGACTGGATTCACCGTCCTTTAATTTGTTAGGTAATAAGGTGATGTATACGCGCGATTTAAGTAGTTATGTGGATCCGACCGGTCGGCAGTTGGATGCGCAGATATTTGTCCAGAATCTGGATGGTACTGGAGTTACGTCGCTATCCGCATTACAAGGCACTGGTGGGGCAGGGGGTAAACCTGTGGGAACCAACGACGTTTACCCTCGCTTCAGCGGTAACGGCGCTAAAGTCGTTTTCGTGAACGTAAGCAACGTCAATCAATCGGTACCGGAGGTATGGCAAATGGATCTGACTGGTAGTAACCGCGCCCGTTTGTTTCAAAATGCGACACAGCCTGACGCCAAGTAG
- a CDS encoding T9SS type A sorting domain-containing protein: MNHTYQRNTRRISRFVCQMLFLVALVLPGFSNAQIFTESVGTTATEGQTIQSYNRQGGFDNDQEKGLQYQGNAQLSLLNPSTGYPNSSGSVNVLFPTNTGATSTFTIGDINLTGISNPQVRFALYIPAGGPTTIAALRNAFRLNLASSVDAASYSVYDTNVPYTPVSGITPGTWNAFVLNPAALPASDQRFLQLRFIRLNNTQAQARQYQLDDVTLSATTTPTILVAPQALSFGGQTVNTASAAQRIDVNAVYLNQDITVAAPAGFQVSLTSTGTYTSTVTLARKIDGSTSTSVFVRFLPTATGNYVDNVQFSSTGATTASVGVSGVGQTAPATLAVSTNGTLDFGSVVVGNASSPQSFTVSGNNLGANPVTVAAPSGYQVRTGTNVFGSSVTLTPVGGTVGSTQIDVQFVPTAAGTANGNVQVSAQGAPTQLVSVTGIGTAPTPGATINVSPASLAFGNITASGSGDTRQLTVSGTGLTDNITLTPSANVQIRNASAGGAFTSDALVVPRTGTTVVPTSIEVRLVALISGTTFNGNITVTSATASPVVVPISATSNGNISDISITNPANNSFTFATRPNSISVAQQFLLAGTNLLQPLTIAPTGPSAQYFQVSEDNVNFFNQLTFTPDVQGNVTQRPIYLRFLPGNNALTVNAIIRATSSPAPDRDVSVTGISEPTIRLSRLLGSFGDNVVKNTTTAPVTALLEGFLLGGNVDIRFPADTDDPTRNPLQTPQYELSLNNGASYSKIATITPDANGNFSQQIQVRYAPTRVGASAQELEVRNSSLNSGNFFVLTSGNGRVQGFAIAPVPTAQSTAVIARDINSSTATITFNLSSPPAGTSYGQNRLVIATTTYQQLPTNLFPQPKQNFNPGVTVSGAYQFGSGTAIEASTNTYVVFSGAANNFTVGNLTPGVVYYFYSFEFNDDALLNAENYRVPNNQPQVPLPVELKSFTAQLRNGQVNLNWVTASERNNQGFEVQRSQDGREFSTILFKKGNGTTSARSTYDAVDARPLAGLSYYRLKQIDTDGKFSYSPVVTVKNAGLTEASFYPNPTSGKLTVALPQATTAEGLRVRIADLTGRVLREQSLPVTGELDLTSMPAGTYMVTVGTGDQQVTRKVVKN, translated from the coding sequence ATGAACCACACTTACCAGCGTAATACACGCCGGATTTCTAGGTTTGTCTGCCAAATGCTGTTTTTAGTAGCATTGGTGTTACCTGGTTTTTCCAACGCACAGATTTTCACGGAGTCAGTAGGTACGACTGCTACTGAGGGACAAACCATACAGAGCTACAACAGGCAGGGTGGGTTTGACAATGACCAAGAGAAAGGGCTTCAATATCAAGGCAACGCTCAGTTGTCTCTATTAAACCCTTCCACAGGCTATCCTAATAGCTCCGGTTCAGTTAACGTACTTTTTCCGACAAATACAGGTGCCACCAGTACTTTTACTATTGGCGACATCAATTTGACAGGTATCAGCAACCCTCAGGTAAGGTTTGCTCTTTATATTCCAGCAGGTGGTCCAACGACCATCGCTGCTCTGCGAAATGCTTTCCGTTTAAATCTAGCGTCATCGGTAGATGCTGCTTCATATTCGGTGTATGACACTAATGTTCCCTACACTCCTGTATCAGGCATTACGCCAGGAACTTGGAACGCATTCGTTCTAAATCCAGCAGCCCTGCCTGCTAGTGACCAGCGCTTTCTACAGTTGCGCTTTATCCGTTTGAACAATACTCAGGCCCAAGCGCGTCAGTATCAGTTAGACGATGTCACTCTTAGCGCTACTACTACTCCCACCATTCTTGTAGCTCCACAAGCGCTTTCGTTCGGTGGACAAACTGTAAACACTGCCTCTGCCGCGCAAAGGATAGATGTTAATGCTGTCTATTTGAATCAAGATATTACGGTAGCCGCTCCTGCAGGATTTCAAGTGTCTCTCACATCTACCGGAACATATACTTCGACTGTGACTTTGGCAAGAAAAATAGACGGTAGCACTAGTACGTCTGTTTTTGTACGGTTTCTCCCTACTGCTACTGGCAACTATGTAGATAATGTTCAGTTTTCGAGCACAGGGGCTACCACCGCTTCTGTGGGTGTATCTGGTGTAGGACAAACAGCCCCTGCTACATTGGCAGTCTCTACTAATGGTACCCTTGACTTTGGGTCTGTGGTTGTAGGCAACGCATCGTCTCCCCAGAGCTTCACGGTAAGCGGCAATAACTTGGGTGCTAACCCTGTGACAGTAGCTGCCCCTTCAGGTTATCAAGTACGCACTGGTACCAATGTTTTTGGCTCCAGTGTTACGCTTACGCCGGTAGGAGGAACTGTTGGATCTACGCAAATAGATGTACAATTTGTCCCTACGGCCGCCGGAACTGCTAATGGCAACGTTCAGGTATCCGCCCAGGGTGCTCCAACTCAACTAGTGAGTGTAACAGGCATTGGTACTGCTCCAACCCCTGGAGCTACAATTAATGTTTCGCCAGCCTCTCTGGCATTCGGTAATATTACCGCAAGTGGCTCAGGTGATACCCGGCAGCTGACAGTTAGTGGTACTGGCTTGACAGATAATATTACACTGACACCTTCTGCCAATGTACAGATTCGGAATGCTTCAGCAGGTGGGGCTTTTACAAGTGATGCATTAGTAGTACCGCGGACTGGTACTACAGTAGTGCCAACTTCAATAGAAGTGCGACTGGTAGCACTCATTAGCGGAACTACCTTTAATGGAAATATTACCGTAACGAGCGCAACAGCATCTCCTGTCGTTGTACCAATTTCGGCAACCTCTAATGGAAATATATCGGACATTTCCATCACTAATCCTGCTAATAACAGCTTTACTTTCGCTACGCGACCAAACTCCATTTCGGTCGCTCAACAATTTCTATTGGCAGGTACTAATCTATTACAACCACTCACCATTGCTCCTACAGGGCCATCGGCTCAGTATTTTCAAGTCTCGGAAGACAATGTCAATTTCTTTAATCAATTGACTTTCACTCCTGATGTTCAAGGGAATGTAACTCAGCGTCCGATTTATCTGCGCTTTCTGCCAGGCAACAATGCTCTAACCGTCAACGCCATTATTCGGGCGACGAGTTCGCCAGCTCCTGACCGTGACGTTTCTGTTACCGGTATCAGCGAACCAACGATTCGACTGAGTCGCTTACTGGGTTCCTTTGGTGATAACGTAGTGAAAAATACCACCACAGCGCCAGTAACAGCTCTGCTTGAAGGTTTCCTTTTGGGTGGGAATGTGGATATCCGTTTCCCTGCCGACACCGATGACCCAACGCGTAATCCGTTGCAGACACCTCAGTATGAGCTTTCACTTAACAACGGAGCATCTTACAGCAAAATCGCGACCATCACACCAGATGCTAATGGTAATTTCTCACAACAAATTCAGGTACGCTACGCTCCAACTCGTGTAGGAGCTTCAGCACAGGAATTGGAAGTGCGAAACAGCTCGCTGAATTCAGGTAACTTCTTTGTTTTGACAAGTGGCAACGGGCGTGTACAAGGATTTGCTATTGCTCCAGTACCGACAGCTCAATCAACAGCCGTGATTGCGCGTGATATCAACTCTAGCACCGCCACCATTACTTTCAATTTGAGTTCACCACCTGCTGGCACTAGCTATGGTCAGAACCGCTTGGTTATTGCAACTACTACCTACCAGCAATTGCCTACCAACCTGTTTCCTCAGCCCAAGCAGAATTTCAATCCAGGTGTAACAGTGTCGGGTGCCTACCAATTTGGCTCTGGAACTGCAATTGAAGCCAGCACTAATACGTATGTAGTATTCAGTGGCGCAGCTAATAACTTTACCGTGGGCAACCTGACTCCCGGTGTAGTATATTACTTCTATTCATTTGAGTTCAACGATGATGCTCTTCTCAATGCAGAGAATTATCGTGTTCCCAACAACCAACCACAAGTACCGCTGCCAGTGGAGCTGAAAAGCTTCACGGCTCAGCTTCGCAACGGCCAGGTGAACCTGAACTGGGTAACGGCTTCGGAGCGCAACAACCAGGGCTTTGAAGTACAGCGTAGCCAGGATGGCCGCGAGTTCTCGACCATCTTGTTCAAGAAAGGCAACGGCACCACCAGCGCCCGTAGCACCTACGATGCCGTAGATGCCCGCCCACTGGCCGGCCTGAGCTACTACCGTCTCAAGCAGATTGACACCGACGGCAAGTTCTCGTACTCGCCGGTAGTAACGGTGAAGAACGCGGGCCTCACTGAGGCTAGCTTCTACCCGAACCCAACTTCGGGCAAGCTGACGGTGGCCCTGCCCCAGGCTACGACCGCCGAAGGCCTGCGCGTTCGTATCGCCGACCTGACCGGCCGGGTGCTGCGCGAGCAGAGCCTGCCCGTAACCGGCGAGCTGGACCTGACCTCGATGCCCGCTGGCACCTACATGGTGACTGTAGGCACCGGCGACCAGCAGGTGACCCGCAAAGTGGTGAAGAACTAA
- a CDS encoding T9SS type A sorting domain-containing protein — translation MTTEGTASAAQSYTVSGANLTDGISIVAPTGYELALETTAGSNTPGTFAVAPAGTPLVLDRTGATVAATRVFVRLASTTVAGNSYVGNLTHSSSGATDVTKAVSGTVTAAPTPSINAGTGTLVFSTTQGTPSAQQSIAVTGTSLSAGIDVVAPAGYELSATSGSFAGATNTLQLPAAGGNVFVRLSGAAIGTFNGNITFTSGSVSASRVVQGTVTAAFIGVFEPFETGSTPGTGYVSPAAATAFPSGNWTFFQALTATTGNDNPRGSQNVRIRGGGYIEYTKTNGVGELSLYAARFGSDASTDNSFAISYSTDGGTTFTPVSGTPATLGLNTLALYSYTLNVPGTVLIRIASTNLSTGNNPRINIDDVRIADFGATTPFISSITPTSGPTGTVVTVNGGNLTGITGVLFGTTPASGFTLVSATQLTATVALGTPAGAQAVSVTDGTNTATGPAFTVVATPSITASVTSLSGFSTSQGTPSATQTYTVRGDGLGNNGIVVSTPAGFEAATTAGGAYTSSFTLPTNGSGNVATTTIFVRLTGVNQGTFTGNLDNNSASVAAPVQIALQGTVNAAPGLVANPTSLAGFTATVGQNSAAQSYQLTGSGLVADVVVTAPNGYEVATAAAGTYASSLTVVRSSGSVNQTIFVRLRNTIAAGSYSAGNVTNVSGGFSVSVAVSGTVTAPATLAAEPATVGTISFGAITSTSIRVNVTAGDGSGRLLVVRQAAPVTADPIDGIAYTPSPAFGAGSEIGSQNYVVLRSTANAPGVTVTGLTPGVTYYFRLLEYNGTGGNTNYLTSPTDNNSAATSAPVATTGPGELYMEEAFDYPLGTTLTSTGNWTSFGGGTTTNVIQTDNLSLSASQYGTPSLGTAAKLDADGQDVRRTFSPGLTAGTLYTSFLVNMGANGIGSNDDYYFSLSGAGNGDTRGRIHFRANSGGPGYNIGVSFAGSTGGSNTLINYAADGSGPLAYTFGQTYTVVIRYTRNPGTNDDVLRLYVLDQNTPVVEPAVPQVADFPITFGGSGSTEVDINSVVLRQNSSNQNLVIDGIRVGSGWGAVVGRPRFIDEQFALRAGNYYDVEVNLPSAAEVVAVQGMATVESALLLTQGRLLTTSANLLTLRSSASIVPATPTITSTSFVDGPLAWEYDGATNRTFPIGKDGIVRPFTLNVSQTGTAIYQMEVINEASPDFGLPGNITRRSLVRYYTLNRLSGTAAVTAAQVTLTYGTDDGVNDPAFLRVLRSVNGAAYEDRGQSSGGTGNPTGAIISDAFAADFNLQNIFTLGNQTPGTNPLPVELIRFTAQRQANAVRLDWATASEKNNARFEVQRSADGAQFRTLATVAGQGTTAQRHTYSALDRQPLPATAYYRLRQVDTNGQASFSPVVAVAAGKELALYPNPAHTELQVVAPAPEATYRVLSTIGAVLLEGRTSTGSAALNVASLPAGLYHLEVTTAAGRVVRKFTKQD, via the coding sequence ATGACTACTGAAGGAACTGCTTCTGCCGCGCAGAGCTACACCGTCTCGGGTGCTAATCTGACTGACGGCATCAGCATTGTGGCACCCACCGGCTACGAACTGGCGCTGGAAACTACTGCTGGCTCCAACACACCCGGTACGTTTGCGGTGGCTCCCGCGGGCACCCCATTGGTGCTAGACCGCACGGGAGCTACCGTGGCGGCTACCCGCGTTTTTGTGCGACTGGCCAGTACCACAGTGGCTGGTAACTCGTATGTAGGCAACCTGACCCACAGCAGCTCCGGCGCTACCGACGTTACGAAGGCGGTAAGCGGCACCGTTACGGCGGCTCCTACGCCCAGCATCAATGCCGGCACGGGTACTCTGGTCTTCAGCACTACGCAGGGCACCCCATCTGCCCAGCAGAGCATTGCCGTAACGGGCACGAGCTTATCGGCAGGTATTGATGTGGTAGCACCAGCCGGCTACGAACTGTCGGCTACGTCCGGCAGTTTCGCGGGGGCTACCAACACTTTGCAGCTACCGGCGGCTGGTGGCAATGTGTTCGTTCGGCTGAGCGGAGCTGCTATCGGCACCTTCAACGGCAACATCACCTTTACCAGCGGTTCGGTTTCCGCTTCTCGGGTGGTGCAGGGAACCGTAACGGCAGCTTTCATAGGCGTGTTTGAGCCATTTGAAACCGGCTCCACGCCCGGCACCGGATATGTTAGCCCAGCCGCAGCCACCGCCTTTCCTTCCGGCAATTGGACTTTCTTTCAGGCGCTAACAGCTACTACAGGCAATGACAATCCTCGGGGCAGCCAAAACGTGCGAATCCGAGGTGGAGGATACATTGAGTACACCAAAACTAACGGTGTTGGCGAACTGAGCCTTTATGCGGCGCGCTTTGGCTCGGATGCCAGCACTGATAACAGCTTTGCCATTTCCTATTCTACGGATGGTGGTACTACCTTCACTCCAGTAAGTGGTACCCCTGCTACACTGGGGTTGAATACACTGGCGCTCTATTCCTATACGCTGAATGTGCCAGGCACAGTCCTGATTCGTATTGCAAGCACCAATCTGTCAACGGGCAATAACCCGCGTATCAACATTGATGATGTACGGATTGCGGATTTTGGTGCCACCACGCCCTTCATTTCTAGCATCACACCTACCAGCGGGCCCACGGGTACGGTGGTTACGGTGAATGGGGGCAACCTCACCGGCATTACCGGGGTCCTGTTCGGCACTACGCCCGCCAGTGGCTTCACGCTGGTCAGCGCCACCCAGCTCACGGCTACCGTGGCTCTCGGCACTCCGGCCGGCGCCCAGGCAGTCAGCGTAACAGATGGCACCAACACGGCTACCGGCCCGGCCTTCACGGTGGTGGCCACGCCCAGCATCACGGCTTCCGTCACCAGCCTCTCGGGCTTCAGCACTTCGCAGGGTACGCCCTCGGCCACCCAGACCTACACCGTGCGCGGCGACGGCCTGGGCAACAACGGCATCGTGGTTTCGACGCCGGCCGGCTTCGAGGCGGCTACCACCGCGGGTGGGGCGTACACCAGCTCGTTTACGCTGCCCACCAACGGCAGCGGCAACGTCGCCACCACCACCATCTTCGTGCGCCTGACCGGCGTGAACCAGGGCACCTTCACCGGCAACCTAGACAACAACTCGGCCAGCGTAGCGGCCCCGGTGCAGATTGCGCTGCAAGGCACCGTGAATGCGGCTCCCGGCCTGGTGGCCAACCCAACTTCCCTTGCCGGCTTCACGGCCACGGTAGGCCAGAACTCGGCCGCCCAGAGCTACCAACTCACCGGCTCGGGCCTCGTGGCCGACGTGGTAGTGACGGCTCCGAACGGCTACGAGGTTGCCACTGCCGCCGCCGGCACCTACGCATCGTCGCTGACGGTGGTGCGCAGCAGTGGCAGCGTCAACCAGACCATTTTTGTGCGTCTGCGCAACACCATTGCCGCCGGCAGCTACAGCGCGGGCAATGTCACCAACGTCAGCGGCGGTTTCTCGGTGTCGGTAGCGGTGTCGGGCACCGTAACGGCCCCGGCCACGCTGGCGGCCGAGCCTGCCACAGTGGGCACCATCAGCTTCGGCGCCATCACCAGCACGTCCATCCGCGTGAACGTGACGGCCGGCGACGGTTCCGGCCGCCTGCTGGTAGTGCGGCAAGCTGCTCCCGTCACCGCCGACCCCATCGACGGTATTGCCTACACGCCCAGCCCGGCCTTCGGGGCGGGCAGCGAAATCGGGAGCCAGAACTACGTGGTGCTGCGCAGCACGGCCAACGCTCCCGGCGTGACGGTAACGGGCCTGACTCCCGGCGTGACGTACTACTTCCGCTTGCTGGAATACAACGGTACCGGTGGCAACACCAACTACCTGACCAGCCCCACCGACAACAACAGCGCTGCCACCAGCGCCCCGGTAGCCACCACCGGCCCCGGCGAACTGTACATGGAGGAAGCCTTCGATTATCCGCTGGGCACCACGCTCACCAGCACTGGCAACTGGACCTCATTCGGCGGTGGCACCACTACCAACGTCATCCAGACCGACAACCTGAGCTTGAGCGCCAGCCAGTACGGTACGCCCAGCCTGGGTACTGCCGCCAAGCTCGACGCCGACGGCCAAGACGTGCGCCGGACCTTCTCGCCCGGTCTCACGGCCGGTACGCTCTACACCTCGTTCCTTGTGAACATGGGCGCCAATGGCATTGGAAGCAATGATGACTACTATTTCAGCCTTTCGGGCGCTGGCAACGGCGACACCCGGGGCCGTATTCACTTCCGCGCCAACTCCGGCGGCCCCGGCTACAACATCGGGGTGAGCTTTGCTGGCAGCACCGGCGGCAGCAATACCCTAATCAACTACGCGGCCGATGGCAGCGGGCCGCTGGCTTACACCTTCGGCCAGACCTACACCGTCGTGATTCGCTACACCCGCAACCCGGGCACCAACGACGACGTGCTGCGCCTCTACGTGCTCGACCAGAACACGCCTGTGGTGGAGCCCGCCGTGCCGCAGGTTGCCGACTTCCCTATCACCTTCGGCGGCAGCGGCTCCACGGAGGTGGATATCAACTCGGTGGTATTGCGCCAGAACTCCAGCAACCAGAACCTGGTTATCGACGGGATTCGGGTGGGTAGCGGCTGGGGTGCCGTAGTTGGCCGGCCGCGCTTCATCGATGAGCAGTTTGCGCTGCGCGCCGGCAACTACTACGACGTAGAAGTGAACCTGCCTTCGGCCGCCGAGGTGGTAGCCGTGCAGGGCATGGCCACGGTAGAAAGTGCGCTGCTCCTGACGCAGGGCCGCCTGCTCACGACCAGCGCCAACCTGCTAACGCTGCGCTCTTCGGCCAGCATCGTGCCGGCCACGCCTACTATCACCTCTACCAGCTTTGTGGATGGCCCGTTGGCCTGGGAGTACGATGGAGCCACCAACCGCACGTTCCCAATTGGTAAAGACGGCATCGTGCGGCCCTTCACTCTCAACGTGAGCCAGACTGGTACCGCCATCTACCAAATGGAGGTTATCAATGAAGCCTCGCCGGACTTCGGCCTGCCGGGCAACATTACGCGCCGCTCGCTGGTGCGCTACTACACGCTCAACCGCCTGTCGGGCACGGCGGCTGTAACGGCGGCCCAGGTTACGCTCACCTACGGCACCGACGACGGCGTAAATGATCCGGCGTTCCTGCGGGTGCTGCGCTCCGTGAATGGGGCTGCGTACGAAGACCGGGGCCAGAGCAGCGGCGGTACCGGCAACCCCACGGGCGCCATCATCTCCGATGCTTTTGCCGCCGACTTCAACCTGCAGAACATCTTCACGCTCGGCAACCAGACGCCCGGCACCAATCCGTTGCCCGTGGAGCTGATACGCTTCACGGCCCAACGGCAGGCCAACGCCGTGCGCCTGGACTGGGCTACGGCTTCCGAGAAAAACAACGCCCGCTTCGAGGTGCAGCGCTCCGCCGACGGCGCGCAGTTCCGCACCCTGGCCACGGTAGCCGGCCAGGGCACCACCGCCCAGCGCCACACCTACTCCGCCCTCGACCGGCAGCCGCTGCCCGCCACGGCCTACTACCGCCTGCGCCAGGTAGACACCAACGGTCAGGCGTCGTTCTCGCCGGTGGTGGCCGTAGCCGCTGGCAAGGAGCTGGCCCTTTATCCTAACCCCGCCCACACGGAGCTGCAGGTGGTAGCGCCCGCGCCGGAGGCTACCTACCGCGTGCTAAGCACCATCGGGGCCGTGCTGCTGGAAGGCCGCACCAGCACCGGCAGTGCCGCGCTGAACGTAGCGTCGCTGCCCGCTGGCCTCTACCACCTGGAGGTCACAACGGCTGCCGGCCGCGTGGTGCGCAAGTTCACCAAGCAGGACTAG
- a CDS encoding HesB/IscA family protein — MITVSEKAKAKVESLMRDAELDSTYRLRASVAGGGCSGLSYKLDFDNEVKHMDQEFEDKGVRVVVDMKSFLYLAGTELDFSDGLNGKGFYFDNPNASRTCGCGESFSV; from the coding sequence ATGATTACCGTTTCTGAAAAAGCTAAAGCGAAAGTAGAAAGCCTCATGCGCGACGCAGAGCTGGATTCTACCTACCGTCTGCGGGCCTCCGTGGCCGGTGGTGGCTGCTCGGGCCTGAGCTACAAGCTCGACTTCGACAACGAAGTGAAGCACATGGACCAGGAGTTTGAGGACAAGGGCGTGCGGGTAGTGGTAGACATGAAAAGCTTCCTCTACTTGGCCGGCACCGAACTGGACTTCTCCGACGGCCTCAATGGCAAGGGCTTCTACTTCGACAACCCCAACGCCTCCCGCACCTGCGGCTGCGGCGAGAGTTTCTCGGTATAG